The proteins below are encoded in one region of Apostichopus japonicus isolate 1M-3 chromosome 4, ASM3797524v1, whole genome shotgun sequence:
- the LOC139966521 gene encoding uncharacterized protein isoform X3 — protein MHIHNITTAQNMQHVYNLLDLDPMSPTTSDQQPISQTSSSLNDLLGFDPFSSLNTDLQGEEQKEVFQSEGSVSSPMDQSDAISDSLLLVDFGASEDPISQSTETEDVFSVLSSQGQTGFEIESGSTDGNVRLSETREGFDSFLLEPTEIGDQLIKRLDPSIHGNKDDHRQESFNVTDSDGSSLADLKKDDFQDEKEDKTVEEISGIQRDEEDKIEMPETLEILVSEKDSSDLLSKGSEEDIAFFVEKADSEREAGTLDELELNGELAEEKRGKFSSTIAPNNSFGDLDEYARTSTPQLDDDELSEKVEELHRSRSESLITNESQNEGDKITIKNLEMIATLGASGNEVQGEDAGEQTTISELKSFLGVLNGEEHIHGDDNSQSDDKGNDVGDEGLTWGTVEEDGAHTEENEDDDVSGQSSDAPLLSEGALSNDRESAEHIIVHERPTQSEIGIEIEAGKSDSDLKYSSDNADSSDHCPSEGDKDTRQGSFDETSQQNSSFAMFTSKVGTSEKFDVQESDNGSGASDCGGTINDDKSLSSDQNEMDMMDEKKIDDETNEDDSMTISVDLQVNSLQELHSEYQHHIAEKMQFGQTEKVVDHFFTPESDELSYDNQNLRGSEDHTENYIIEDESMNKFAPDDTEDDERSSQEQVDEEGIDGGLVGNALSNPSIIEVGLTSGSDVSSRGEQDNIGDFSSMMSNEHDDNEISSIFGDTSFKSSLLEVDTQNFDENESRGQTKENIQTNPFANEVDELFNVNENLTTEQDGTQVVPFEHELSSEMITGTTNDQKFDISVESTSEITVFEEPKQDTHKNMYERGSQVQLESSLQTNPFGVGELSNGKRSFRAEDKDILGDEIIDISTGGTSDVIPVLQHKLKVHETNYESQSMGNPQTNPFVGEMKIHSDRNPFMETDKEDISDQDLSCQMMQTSDDYAMVESSVDTSSFASPSLLLIKGDEHQDQEKFIEGPADQHRQTNPFDVEMGGLFDEKLISNSDQGIWDPEKSVMQGIGGSSFVSYSQEDDTGDHSHTEEEQITALYEGNLESNPFTSGSGLFYDPSSKADENTNGIEIGADELVASKEITNHEKSPDWKPPVPSDGNQLDGEMSKTVSIEVFETGYSSEEEGADFVDTTKEKESLEMVGYDKDDEDDTEVSPETMETGELVLNGNPNTPFVFDMSNQQVEEKGLIDIMAVEETENQFGSDDMDKTQEHKPDSEEEKNRGSITVSEEGLTTEVPSSERDSNADKTFDFLPDVDVLPSKSVDDTVIEDQHIVEENENSVCSTRQEGESQKEIDQDDMDYDGNDALLELSVTSKKVDKEMAEHQVEMEDKGDEDVVKELTVESLEVHPTVYSLKDVGNHKDQESQEMDRFEEDSVEEEEKPREVGYNDMGFNDSSQFTISDGNEALLELSVASKKEEQELAGHQEMEQEDEDVIKEQAVESLQVRPTVHSSKDLEIHKDQESQEMDRSEDEEEEKPREVDSNDLGFKDSSQFTIKDDKEALLELSVTSKKEDQEMTGYQEMENEVDEDVVKEEAVEPLEVHPTVLSPKDVGNHKDEESQEMDRSEDEEEEKPREVDYNDMDFNDSSQFTIKDDKEALLELSVTSKKEDQEMSEHQEMEDEDEVVVKEQAVDLLEAHLTVHSPKKVGNHKDQESQEMDRSEADSAEEEEEPREVDYNDMGFNDSFQLTINDGNDALSELSVTSKKEEQELAGHQEMEDEGDEDVVKEEVVEPLEAHPTVHSSKDLEYHKDQVSHEMDRSEDEEEEKPREVDYNDMDFNDSSQFTINNGNDALLELSVTSKKEDQEMSEHQEMEDEDEVVVKEQAVDLLEAHLTVHSPKKVGNHKDQESQEMDRSEEDSAEEDEEPREVDYNDMGFNDSFQLTINDGNDALSELSVTSKKEEQELAEHKEMEDDGDEDVGKEEVVEPLEAHPTVHSSKDLEYHKDQVSHEMDRSEEEEEEEKPREVDYNDMGFNDSCQLTINDGNDALSELSVTSKKEEQELSGHQEMEDEGDEDVVKEEVVEPLEAHPTVHSSKDLEYHKDQVSHEMDRSEDEEEEKPREVDYNDMDFNDSSQFTINNGNDALLELSVTSKKEDQEMSEHQEMEDEDEVVVKEQAVDLLEAHLTVHSPKKVGNHKDQESQEMDRSEEDSAEEDEEPREVDYNDMGFNDSFQLTINDGNDALSELSVTSKKEEQELAEHKEMEDDGDEDVGKEEVVEPLEAHPTVHSSKDLEYHKDQVSHEMDRSEEEEEEKPREVDYNDMGFNDSSQFTINDGHDALLVLSVTSMKEAQGMAEHQVEMEQEDIEDVVKEQAVESLEAHLTVLSSKDLEYRKDQVSHEMDRSDEVSAEEEEKPREVDYNDMGFIDSSQFTVNNGNDAFLELSLTSKKEDQEMTGHQEMENEDEEDVIKEEAVKSLEAHLTVHSSKDLEYHKDEVSQQMDRSEDEEEEKPREVDYNDMEFNDSSQFTINDDGNDALLELSVTSKKEDQETSEYQEMEDEGDEDVVKEEAVDLLEAHPTVHSSKDLEYYKDEESQQMDSSEDEEEEKPREVDYNDMEFNDSSQFTINDDGNDALLELSVKSKKEDQETSEYQEMEDEGDENVVKEEAVELLEAHPIVHSSKDLEYYKDQVSHEMDRSEDEEEKKPREVNYNDMEFNDSSQFTINDGNEALLKLSVTSKKEEQELAGHHEMEDDGNEDVVKEEAVDPFEAHPTVHSSKDLEYHTDQESQEMDRSEEDSEEEEEKPREVDYNDMGFNDSSQLTINDGNDALLELSVTSKKEDQEISEHKVEKESLNVQLTLDPSMDMNNHEEQELNENNRDEEVSSKPEEENPREVDHNEMDYAYSSQFTINDDGNYALLELSVTSKKEDQEITGHQIEKEDEHEEEVIKKQTVEPLEVHPTADLSKDVENHQEQESFEIDGDEEGSIEEEENPREVDHNEMDFKHEYQFVVNDEERDVLKLTDDLNLLTVEHKESQLDEVAVFVEDSVASDERVMDTMEESKEVDAGGEHGVIKLDDGDFKVSTGGRTTEYEDEVNKMSIKTEDYCIISEIIDGIISQIVGDKMENDLVTRERTTENALFKREAEEEQENAITSTHNKYPQEEITRKVEEMNPESCPSGMKQDDVSLSYKKPVQISSNFSDLEAKQFELSLKPPGSIVDEEVTSPVLSDLSESGVDMSPNHQSSSPKVRPSSLSLSDLSINSNKGASVALAHMDTPTILSPSLDSLSSYSHEGYFASPDFEDDTPTPGMSDVKSLRGMETDEPAYKRALSVDSELNRNVNRGWSDNQSLLDAILLTQKSREELTEETPQAEADMSADADQHGAEDKTTDEAREAERGEAEGAEEDDMDNISIKITRKDPPSITPEVQALVDEADGGRGRLDTLLSDTSIGDFDYGDDDDDDDEDESDREAKGAYSGAADSPNRKRLSAELALNLEDGTSITTEIIDAAYPAVLTPSSTEMSWDDDTSMDKKSSKPEKIAEYTAREEHEDRWRWRTVKIGDTEHMVDNKVIEPFKKVLSHGGYYGNTMNAVIVIASCYLPEKSRKDYEYVMHNLFLYVVSSLELLVAQDYIIVYFHGAAPRTKIPSLAWMKRCYQMIDRRLKKNLKGLYIIHPTGWLKTVITFTRPFISAKFYRKLKFIYKLSDLKKVISMEYIYIPEEVKRLDRH, from the exons ATGCACATTCATAATATAACCACTGCTCAAAATATGCAACATGTATATAACCTGTTGGATTTAGATCCTATGTCACCAACAACCTCAGACCAGCAGCCAATCTCGCAAACAAGTTCTAGTTTGAACGATTTGCTTGGTTTTGATCCTTTTTCAAGCTTAAATACTGACTTACAAGGTGAAGAGCAGAAAGAGGTATTTCAATCAGAAGGAAGTGTCTCATCTCCGATGGATCAGTCCGATGCTATTAGTGATTCTCTGCTGTTAGTGGACTTTGGTGCATCAGAAGACCCAATCAGCCAAAGTACTGAGACTGAAGATGTATTCTCGGTCTTAAGTAGTCAAGGTCAGACTGGGTTTGAAATTGAATCAGGTAGCACAGATGGGAATGTTAGATTATCAGAGACAAGGGAAGGGTTTGATTCTTTCTTACTAGAGCCAACTGAGATTGGGGATCAATTAATCAAGAGATTAGACCCCAGCATACATGGTAACAAGGATGATCACAGACAGGAATCCTTTAATGTGACAGATTCTGATGGGAGCAGTCTGGCTGACTTAAAGAAAGATGATTTTCAAGATGAGAAAGAGGACAAAACAGTTGAAGAAATAAGTGGTATACAGAGAGATGAGGAGGACAAGATAGAAATGCCTGAAACCCTGGAAATATTAGTCTCTGAAAAAGACAGTTCAGATTTGTTGAGCAAAGGTTCAGAGGAGGATATTGCCTTTTTCGTTGAAAAGGCGGATAGCGAAAGGGAAGCAGGAACGTTGGATGAACTAGAATTGAATGGAGAATTAGCTGAAGAGAAAAGGGGCAAGTTTTCATCAACTATCGCACCAAACAACTCATTTGGGGATTTAGATGAGTATGCAAGGACCAGTACACCACAACTAGATGATGATGAATTATCCGAAAAAGTGGAAGAACTACATCGATCCAGGAGTGAAAGTTTAATTACAAATGAATCTCAAAATGAAGGAGATAAAATTACCATCAAGAATTTGGAGATGATTGCTACATTAGGAGCATCAGGTAATGAAGTACAGGGAGAGGATGCAGGAGAGCAGACCACTATTTCAGAGTTGAAATCTTTTCTTGGAGTTTTAAACGGAGAAGAACACATTCATGGAGATGATAATAGTCAAAGTGATGATAAGGGAAACGATGTGGGTGATGAAGGTCTTACATGGGGTACGGTAGAGGAGGATGGAGCACATACAGAGGaaaatgaagatgatgatgtcAGTGGACAATCCTCAGATGCTCCTTTGCTGAGTGAAGGAGCTCTGTCCAATGACAGGGAAAGTGCAGAACATATAATAGTTCATGAACGTCCGACCCAAAGTGAGATTGGAATAGAAATAGAGGCAGGAAAGAGTGACTCTGACCTGAAATATTCATCAGATAATGCTGATTCATCTGATCACTGTCCGTCTGAAGGCGATAAGGACACAAGACAGGGTTCATTTGATGAAACTTCTCAACAAAATTCATCTTTTGCAATGTTTACATCAAAAGTAGGAACCAGTGAAAAATTTGATGTGCAAGAGTCCGACAATGGTAGTGGGGCCAGTGATTGTGGTGGAACCATAAATGATGACAAATCCTTAAGCAGTGACCAGAATGAAATGGACATGATGGATGAAAAGAAGATAGATGATGAAACAAATGAAGATGATTCAATGACAATTTCGGTGGATTTGCAGGTCAATAGCTTGCAAGAATTACACAGTGAGTATCAACATCATATTGCTGAGAAGATGCAATTTGGTCAAACTGAGAAAGTGGTTGACCACTTTTTTACTCCTGAGAGTGATGAGCTTTCTTATGACAATCAAAATCTCAGAGGTTCTGAAGATCACACTGAAAACTATATCATTGAGGATGAATCTATGAACAAGTTTGCACCAGATGATACAGAAGATGATGAAAGAAGCTCTCAAGAGCAGGTTGATGAAGAAGGTATTGATGGTGGTTTAGTAGGGAATGCTCTAAGCAATCCATCAATAATTGAAGTTGGTTTAACCTCTGGCAGTGATGTATCATCCAGAGGTGAACAGGACAACATTGGTGACTTTTCAAGTATGATGAGTAATGAACATGATGATAATGAGATAAGTAGTATCTTTGGAGATACTTCTTTTAAAAGTTCTTTGCTTGAAGTTGACACTCAAAACTTTGATGAAAATGAAAGTAGAGGTCAGACAaaagaaaacatacaaacaaatccTTTTGCAAATGAGGTTGATGAACTCTTCAATGTTAATGAAAACTTAACAACAGAACAAGATGGTACACAAGTAGTCCCTTTTGAACATGAATTGAGCAGTGAAATGATCACTGGTACTACAAATGATCAGAAGTTTGATATTTCAGTAGAAAGTACCTCTGAGATAACTGTTTTTGAAGAACCCAAACAAGACACCCACAAAAACATGTATGAAAGAGGAAGCCAGGTTCAATTGGAGAGTAGCCTTCAAACCAATCCATTTGGTGTTGGAGAACTGTCCAATGGGAAGCGATCTTTTAGAGCTGAAGACAAAGATATTCTTGGAGATGAAATAATTGATATTTCTACAGGAGGTACTTCTGATGTCATACCTGTATTACAACACAAGCTGAAAGTTCATGAAACAAATTATGAGAGTCAATCAATGGGGAACCCTCAAACGAATCCTTTTGTAGGGGAGATGAAAATTCATTCTGATAGAAATCCCTTCATGGAAACAGATAAAGAAGATATATCTGATCAAGACCTCTCCTGTCAAATGATGCAAACGAGTGACGATTATGCTATGGTTGAGAGCTCTGTGGATACTTCGTCTTTTGCAAGTCCTTCTTTACTTCTCATCAAGGGAGATGAACACCAGGATCAGGAAAAGTTTATAGAAGGTCCAGCAGACCAACATAGGCAGACCAATCCTTTTGATGTTGAAATGGGAGGCTTATTTGATGAAAAACTGATATCCAATAGTGACCAAGGTATCTGGGATCCTGAAAAATCTGTGATGCAAGGTATAGGAGGCTCGTCATTTGTAAGTTATTCACAAGAAGATGATACTGGTGATCACAGCCATACCGAAGAGGAACAGATTACAGCTCTGTATGAAGGGAATCTGGAGTCCAACCCTTTTACAAGTGGGAGTGGTTTATTTTACGACCCTTCTTCTAAAGCGGATGAAAATACAAATGGAATTGAAATTGGTGCAGATGAATTAGTTGCCTCAAAGGAAATAACTAATCATGAAAAGTCACCTGACTGGAAGCCACCAGTACCTTCTGATGGAAACCAACTTGATGGGGAAATGAGCAAAACAGTAAGTATTGAAGTATTTGAGACTGGTTATTCATCCGAGGAAGAAGGTGCTGACTTTGTTGATACAACCAAGGAAAAAGAATCTTTAGAAATGGTAGGTTATGACaaagatgatgaagatgatacTGAAGTTTCTCCTGAAACCATGGAAACTGGAGAATTGGTACTGAATGGTAACCCTAACACACCCTTTGTGTTTGATATGTCAAATCAGCAGGTGGAAGAGAAGGGCCTGATTGATATCATGGCTGTAGAGGAAACAGAGAATCAGTTTGGGTCTGATGACATGGATAAAACACAGGAACACAAGCCAGactcagaagaagaaaagaacagaGGAAGTATAACAGTGTCTGAAGAGGGTTTGACAACTGAAGTACCTTCATCAGAAAGGGATTCAAATGCAGACAAGACATTTGACTTCTTACCTGATGTAGACGTTTTACCTTCAAAGTCTGTGGACGACACTGTCATTGAAGACCAACATATTGTAGAAGAAAATGAGAATTCAGTTTGCTCCACAAGACAAGAAGGAGAGAGCCAAAAAGAAATAGATCAAGATGACATGGATTATGATGGTAATGATGCTTTATTAGAACTATCTGTAACTTCCAAGAAAGTGGACAAGGAAATGGCAGAACATCAAGTAGAAATGGAAGATAAGGGTGATGAAGATGTTGTCAAGGAACTAACAGTTGAATCTTTGGAAGTTCATCCCACTGTATATTCTCTAAAGGATGTGGGAAACCATAAGGATCAAGAATCTCAAGAAATGGACAGATTTGAAGAGGATTCAGTTGAGGAAGAAGAGAAGCCAAGAGAAGTAGGTTACAATGATATGGGTTTTAATGATTCATCTCAGTTTACCATAAGTGATGGTAATGAAGCTTTATTAGAATTATCTGTAGCCTCCAAGAAAGAGGAACAGGAATTGGCAGGACATCAAGAAATGGAACAAGAGGATGAAGATGTTATCAAGGAACAAGCAGTTGAATCTTTGCAAGTTCGTCCCACTGTGCATTCTTCAAAGGATTTGGAAATCCATAAGGATCAAGAATCTCAGGAAATGGACAGGtctgaagatgaagaagaagagaagCCAAGAGAAGTAGATTCCAATGATTTGGGTTTTAAAGATTCATCTCAGTTTACCATAAAGGATGATAAGGAAGCTTTATTAGAACTATCTGTAACTTCCAAGAAAGAAGACCAGGAAATGACAGGATATCAAGAAATGGAAAATGAGGTTGATGAAGATGTTGTCAAGGAAGAAGCAGTTGAACCTTTGGAAGTTCATCCCACTGTACTTTCTCCAAAGGATGTGGGAAACCATAAGGATGAAGAATCTCAGGAAATGGACAGGtctgaagatgaagaagaagagaagCCAAGAGAAGTAGATTACAATGATATGGATTTTAATGATTCATCTCAGTTTACCATAAAGGATGATAAGGAAGCTTTATTAGAACTATCTGTAACGTCCAAGAAAGAGGACCAAGAAATGTCAGAACATCAAGAAATGGAAGATGAGGATGAAGTTGTTGTCAAGGAGCAAGCAGTTGATCTTTTGGAAGCTCATCTCACTGTACATTCTCCAAAGAAGGTGGGAAACCATAAGGATCAAGAATCTCAAGAAATGGACAGATCTGAAGCGGATTCAGCAGAGGAAGAAGAGGAGCCAAGAGAAGTAGATTACAATGATATGGGTTTTAATGATTCATTTCAGTTAACCATAAATGATGGTAATGATGCTTTATCAGAACTATCTGTAACTTCCAAGAAAGAGGAACAGGAATTGGCAGGACATCAAGAAATGGAAGATGAGGGTGATGAAGATGTTGTCAAGGAAGAAGTAGTTGAACCTTTGGAAGCTCATCCCACTGTACATTCTTCAAAGGATTTGGAATACCATAAGGATCAAGTATCTCATGAAATGGACAGGtctgaagatgaagaagaagagaagCCAAGAGAAGTAGATTACAATGATATGGATTTTAATGATTCATCTCAGTTTACCATAAATAATGGTAATGATGCTTTATTAGAACTATCTGTAACGTCCAAGAAAGAGGACCAAGAAATGTCAGAACATCAAGAAATGGAAGATGAGGATGAAGTTGTTGTCAAGGAGCAAGCAGTTGATCTTTTGGAAGCTCATCTCACTGTACATTCTCCAAAGAAGGTGGGAAACCATAAGGATCAAGAATCTCAAGAAATGGACAGATCTGAAGAGGATTCAGCAGAGGAAGACGAGGAGCCAAGAGAAGTAGATTACAATGATATGGGTTTTAATGATTCATTTCAGTTAACCATAAATGATGGTAATGATGCTTTATCAGAACTATCTGTAACTTCCAAGAAAGAGGAACAGGAATTGGCAGAACATAAAGAAATGGAAGATGACGGTGATGAAGATGTTGGCAAGGAAGAAGTAGTGGAACCTTTGGAAGCTCATCCCACTGTACATTCTTCAAAGGATTTGGAATACCATAAGGATCAAGTATCTCATGAAATGGACAGgtctgaagaagaagaagaagaagagaagccAAGAGAAGTAGATTATAATGATATGGGTTTTAATGATTCATGTCAGTTAACCATAAATGATGGTAATGATGCTTTATCAGAACTATCTGTAACTTCCAAGAAAGAGGAACAGGAATTGTCAGGACATCAAGAAATGGAAGATGAGGGTGATGAAGATGTTGTCAAGGAAGAAGTAGTTGAACCTTTGGAAGCTCATCCCACTGTACATTCTTCAAAGGATTTGGAATACCATAAGGATCAAGTATCTCATGAAATGGACAGGtctgaagatgaagaagaagagaagCCAAGAGAAGTAGATTACAATGATATGGATTTTAATGATTCATCTCAGTTTACCATAAATAATGGTAATGATGCTTTATTAGAACTATCTGTAACGTCCAAGAAAGAGGACCAAGAAATGTCAGAACATCAAGAAATGGAAGATGAGGATGAAGTTGTTGTCAAGGAGCAAGCAGTTGATCTTTTGGAAGCTCATCTCACTGTACATTCTCCAAAGAAGGTGGGAAACCATAAGGATCAAGAATCTCAAGAAATGGACAGATCTGAAGAGGATTCAGCAGAGGAAGACGAGGAGCCAAGAGAAGTAGATTACAATGATATGGGTTTTAATGATTCATTTCAGTTAACCATAAATGATGGTAATGATGCTTTATCAGAACTTTCTGTAACTTCCAAGAAAGAGGAACAGGAATTGGCAGAACATAAAGAAATGGAAGATGACGGTGATGAAGATGTTGGCAAGGAAGAAGTAGTGGAACCTTTGGAAGCTCATCCCACTGTACATTCTTCAAAGGATTTGGAATACCATAAGGATCAAGTATCTCATGAAATGGACAGgtctgaagaagaagaagaagagaagccAAGAGAAGTAGATTATAATGATATGGGTTTTAATGATTCATCTCAGTTTACCATAAATGATGGTCATGATGCTTTATTAGTACTATCTGTAACGTCCATGAAAGAGGCCCAGGGCATGGCAGAACATCAAGTAGAAATGGAACAAGAGGATATAGAAGATGTTGTGAAGGAACAAGCAGTTGAATCTTTGGAAGCTCATCTCACTGTACTTTCTTCAAAGGATTTGGAATACCGTAAGGATCAAGTATCTCATGAAATGGACAGGTCTGACGAGGTTTCAGCAGAGGAAGAAGAGAAGCCAAGAGAAGTAGATTACAATGATATGGGTTTTATTGATTCATCTCAGTTTACCGTAAACAATGGTAATGATGCTTTCTTAGAACTATCTTTAACTTCCAAGAAAGAGGACCAGGAAATGACTGGACATCAAGAAATGGAAAATGAGGATGAAGAAGATGTTATCAAGGAGGAAGCAGTTAAATCTTTGGAAGCGCATCTCACTGTACATTCTTCAAAGGATCTGGAATACCATAAGGATGAAGTATCTCAGCAAATGGACAGGtctgaagatgaagaagaagagaagCCAAGAGAAGTAGATTACAATGATATGGAATTTAATGATTCATCTCAGTTTACCATAaatgatgatggtaatgatgcTTTATTAGAACTATCTGTAACTTCCAAGAAAGAGGACCAAGAAACTTCAGAATATCAAGAAATGGAAGATGAGGGTGATGAAGATGTTGTCAAGGAAGAAGCAGTTGATCTTTTGGAAGCTCATCCCACTGTGCATTCTTCAAAGGATTTGGAATACTATAAGGATGAAGAATCTCAGCAAATGGACAGTtctgaagatgaagaagaagagaagCCAAGAGAAGTAGATTACAATGATATGGAATTTAACGATTCATCACAGTTTACCATAaatgatgatggtaatgatgcTTTATTAGAACTATCTGTAAAGTCCAAGAAAGAGGACCAAGAAACTTCAGAATATCAAGAAATGGAAGATGAGGGTGATGAAAATGTTGTCAAGGAAGAAGCAGTTGAACTATTGGAAGCTCATCCCATTGTGCATTCTTCAAAGGATCTGGAATACTATAAGGATCAAGTATCTCATGAAATGGACAGGtctgaagatgaagaagaaaagaagcCAAGAGAAGTAAATTACAATGATATGGAATTTAATGATTCATCTCAGTTTACCATAAATGATGGTAATGAAGCTTTATTAAAATTATCTGTAACCTCCAAGAAAGAGGAACAGGAATTGGCAGGACATCACGAAATGGAAGATGACGGTAATGAAGATGTTGTCAAGGAAGAAGCAGTTGATCCTTTTGAAGCTCATCCCACTGTGCATTCTTCAAAGGATTTGGAATACCATACGGATCAAGAATCTCAAGAAATGGACAGATCTGAAGAGGATtcagaagaggaagaagagaaGCCAAGAGAAGTAGATTACAATGATATGGGTTTTAATGATTCATCTCAGTTAACCATAAATGATGGTAATGATGCTTTATTAGAACTGTCTGTAACGTCCAAGAAAGAGGACCAAGAAATATCAGAACATAAAGTAGAAAAGGAATCTTTGAATGTTCAACTGACTCTTGATCCTTCTATGGATATGAATAATCATGAGGAGcaagaattaaatgaaaataacaggGATGAAGAGGTTTCTTCAAAGCCAGAGGAAGAGAATCCAAGAGAGGTAGATCACAATGAGATGGATTATGCTTACTCATCTCAGTTTACCATAAATGATGATGGTAATTATGCTTTATTAGAACTATCTGTAACTTCCAAAAAAGAAGACCAGGAAATAACAGGTCATCAAATAGAAAAGGAAGATGAGCATGAGGAAGAAGTGATCAAGAAACAAACAGTTGAACCTTTGGAAGTTCATCCCACTGCAGATTTATCAAAGGATGTGGAAAACCACCAGGAGCAAGAATCTTTTGAAATTGATGGAGATGAAGAGGGTTCAATAGAGGAAGAAGAGAATCCCAGAGAAGTAGATCACAATGAGATGGATTTCAAGCATGAATACCAGTTTGTTGTAAATGATGAAGAAAGGGATGTACTCAAACTCACAGATGACTTGAATCTGCTAACTGTTGAACATAAGGAGAGTCAACTTGATGAAGTTGCTGTCTTTGTAGAAGATAGTGTAGCTAGTGATGAAAGAGTAATGGATACCATGGAGGAGAGCAAAGAGGTCGATGCTGGTGGGGAACATGGAGTTATCAAACTAGATGATGGCGATTTCAAAGTATCTACTGGAGGAAGAACAACAGAGTATGAAGATGAAGTcaacaaaatgtcaataaaaacAGAAGATTATTGTATTATCAGTGAAATAATTGATGGTATTATTTCTCAGATTGTTGGTGACAAAATGGAGAATGACTTGGTAACTAGAGAAAGAACAACTGAGAATGCATTATTTAAAAGGGAAGCTGAAGAGGAACAAGAGAATGCGATTACATCTACTCATAATAAGTATCCACAGGAAGAAATCACAAGGAAAGTTGAGGAGATGAACCCTGAAAGTTGTCCATCTGGCATGAAACAAGATGATGTATCACTTAGTTATAAAAAGCCTGTACAAATATCATCCAACTTCAGTGatttagaagccaaacaatttGAACTCTCTCTCAAACCACCCGGGAGCATCGTTGATGAGGAGGTGACATCTCCTGTTCTCTCAGATCTCTCAGAGTCGGGAGTAGATATGTCTCCCAATCATCAGTCTTCCAGTCCTAAAGTCAGACCAAGTTCTTTGAGTCTCTCTGACCTGTCTATTAACAGTAACAAAGGGGCATCTGTAGCTCTAGCCCACATGGACACACCTACCATACTGTCCCCAAGTCTAGACTCTCTCTCAAGTTACAGCCATGAGGGATACTTCGCATCGCCAGACTTTGAGGATGATACTCCAACACCTGGTATGTCAGATGTCAAGTCTCTGAGAGGGATGGAAACTGATGAACCAGCTTATAAAAGAGCTCTGTCGGTTGACTCTGAGCTTAACAGGAATGTTAACAGAGGCTGGTCAGATAACCAGTCCTTGCTTGATGCCATTCTACTCACTCAG AAATCAAGGGAAGAATTGACAGAAGAGACTCCTCAAGCAGAAGCTGATATGAGTGCAGATGCAGACCAGCATGGTGCAGAAGATAAAACTACAGATGAAGCCAGAGAAGCTGAACGGGGTGAAGCAGAGGGTGCAGAGGAAGATGATATGGACAACATATCCATTAAGATTACCAGGAAGGACCCTCCCAGCATAACCCCAGAGGTGCAGGCGCTGGTAGACGAGGCTGACGGGGGCAGGGGGAGGCTAGATACTCTACTCTCGGATACAAGCATCGGGGATTTTGATTATggcgatgacgacgacgatgacgatgaagatgaGTCTGACCGAGAAGCCAAGG